Proteins co-encoded in one Epinephelus moara isolate mb chromosome 13, YSFRI_EMoa_1.0, whole genome shotgun sequence genomic window:
- the LOC126399726 gene encoding rho-related GTP-binding protein RhoG-like: MQSVKCVLVGDSKVGKTYLIYTYIHKIYPKEYVPCFFQTYSTQVSVDSQTVTLNLEHTAGSEDYDHLRTLSYPQVNVIIICFSIASPTSYEKVKLKWLPEVKHYCPDVLILLVGTKKDLRDDQEVLERLREQDQTTVTQEQGITMAKEIKAVKYLECASITQDGLDEVFEEAVRAVLNHSVTKKKPCVVM, from the coding sequence ATGCAGAGTGTCAAGTGTGTGCTTGTTGGAGACAGTAAGGTGGGAAAAACCTACCTCATCTACACCTACATCCACAAGATCTACCCTAAGGAATACGTACCATGTTTCTTCCAAACATACAGCACTCAGGTTAGTGTAGACAGCCAGACTGTCACCCTGAACCTTGAACACACTGCTGGCAGTGAGGACTACGACCATCTACGCACCCTCAGCTACCCTCAGGTCaatgtcatcatcatctgctTCTCCATCGCCAGCCCAACATCCTATGAGAAAGTCAAGCTCAAATGGCTCCCAGAGGTTAAACACTATTGCCCTGATGTGCTGATTCTCCTCGTGGGAACTAAGAAGGATCTACGTGATGATCAGGAGGTCttggagagactgagagagcaGGATCAGACCACAGTCACTCAGGAGCAGGGAATAACGATGGCAAAGGAAATAAAGGCTGTTAAATATCTGGAGTGTGCTTCAATCACTCAGGATGGGCTGGATGAGGTGTTTGAAGAGGCTGTGCGTGCAGTTCTCAATCATTCAGTCACCAAAAAGAAACCATGTGTGGTCATGTAA
- the LOC126399790 gene encoding zinc finger protein 271-like — protein sequence MSKIERLNARVEKLLSKVVQEVLEVVKETVSEYQERTARTQRENQSLKRRLQELQDKLKLESNGVVPQISPAELHLMGQKQKEELEEDAELVSSDKDIAVICPSYPFEDLDCEASVTSLGTPCLSPRATPQPHLGGDDLNTPRAPKTETDNRLSVSNHVVTLSENNRQMKVEPASDADAMHSTNYFCGDVSSSATSSHRLQPPQASSGLYSEPGVVFSLQQNGIDEPLSHRYNNANYAGVEKQQTAQTNAKGPRAFQRNVRKHYCCSSCGRTFRHAGDYKKHSRVHTGEKPYCCSVCGKRFSQSGYLTVHLRYHTGEKPFGCSHCGKSFSHSSNMKKHQQTHL from the exons ATGTCCAAAATTGAGCGCCTGAATGCCCGAGTGGAGAAGCTGCTGTCCAAAGTGGTGCAGGAGGTCCTGGAGGTGGTGAAAGAGACAGTGTCAGAGTACCAGGAGAGAACAGccaggacacagagagagaaccaGAGTCTGAAGAGGAGGCTGCAGGAGCTCCAGGACAAGTTAAAACTGGAGAGCAATG GAGTGGTGCCACAGATTTCCCCTGCTGAGCTGCACCTGATGGggcagaaacagaaagaagagCTGGAAGAGGATGCTGAACTCGTCTCCTCTGACAAGGACATCGCAGTGATCTGTCCCTCGTATCCATTTGAAGACCTTGACTGTGAGGCATCCGTCACATCATTGGGCACCCCCTGTCTCTCCCCTAGAGCTACACCACAACCACATTTAGGTGGCGATGACTTGAACACTCCAAGAGCtcctaaaacagagacagataaCAGACTGTCAGTTTCAAACCATGTGGTTACACTCTCTGAAAACAATCGGCAAATGAAAGTAGAGCCTGCGTCAGATGCAGATGCCATGCACAgcacaaattatttttgtggTGATGTTAGCTCAAGCGCTACATCCTCACACAGACTACAGCCTCCTCAAGCCAGTTCAGGACTCTACAGTGAGCCCGGGGTCGTCTTCAGTCTGCAGCAAAACGGCATAGACGAGCCACTTTCCCACAGATACAACAATGCAAACTATGCTGGAGTAGAAAAACAGCAAACCGCCCAAACAAACGCAAAAGGCCCGagagcgttccagagaaatgtcagaaaacactaCTGCTGCTCGTCCTGCGGCCGCACCTTCAGGCACGCGGGTGACTACAAGAAGCACAGCAGGGTGCACACGGGGGAGAAGCCCTACTGCTGCTCGGTGTGCGGGAAGCGGTTCAGTCAGTCGGGCTACCTCACTGTGCATCTGCGCtaccacacaggagagaagccgtTTGGCTGCAGTCACTGCGGCAAAAGTTTTAGTCACTCGAGTAACATGAAGAAGCACCAGCAGACTCATCTGTGA
- the pkmyt1 gene encoding membrane-associated tyrosine- and threonine-specific cdc2-inhibitory kinase, producing the protein MVFRIWREVVSCLKCVRRSLVWIQTAPEPSCYEARPSLNLDYAHHLQRKELKRPDTMSVAVETTVSRVPLPIPTHFAHAEQSFSLKKRRLPFSSSSTSDSSYSSPALLSHSLPPLPPSKGCPPLSRMFPQHPSPWTPLSHSLSRSPPPDSVYDPSKQQSYFSQCFTNLGLLGRGSFGEVYKVQSNVDRCQYAVKRSAHRFRGNSDRNRSVREARNHERLCPHPHILNFVAAWEECGRLYIQTELCSTSLLLHAENQPPGPDEASAWAYLCDLLSALHHLHSHGFVHLDLKPANVLITDSGRLKLADFGLLFELKQKNTASVEGKVKDDVQEGDPRYMAPELLRGEYGPAADVFSLGVSILELACNMEIPNGGQCWQQLRQGCLPSEFTSVLSTELQTVLRMMLAPEPSDRPTVSELLSLPSVRKHRWKRRIYLMVAETVLTLVSLCQSLLCLGCRLVSSLHLPFLSHWTKPVPCTPPKGSWDKDLTLPLSAMHADSGSPEDDAVFLLNPRDPELSPTFSHRVKSRLSVGSTSTPLPVSPRHNHHSPAHTPTHSRLGEWSSLAHTPSSIHSNGSCHTLTPSASPIHAELYVDCENENSTQSRQCSSAKSSQRRGRSWVRTEEALPRPNFEPKNLLHLFEDTTVEAEP; encoded by the exons ATGGTTTTCAGAATTTGGCGCGAGGTGGTTTCATGCTTGAAGTGTGTACGGCGCAGTTTGGTTTGGATACAGACAGCACCTGAGCCCAGCTGTTATGAAGCCAGACCGTCGTTAAACCTGGATTATG ctcaCCATCTTCAAAGAAAAGAGCTGAAACGTCCCGACACAATGTCAGTGGCAGTTGAAACCACAGTGTCCAGGGTGCCTCTCCCTATTCCAACCCACTTTGCCCATGCAGAGCAATCCTTCTCCCTCAAAAAGCGCCGTCTCCCTTTCTCCTCGTCCTCTACGTCCGACTCATCCTACTCCTCCCCTGCCCTGCTGTCACATTCTCTGCCCCCGCTGCCACCATCCAAAGGATGTCCCCCTCTCAGTCGGATGTTCCCCCAGCATCCATCCCCCTGGACACCCCTGTCACATTCCCTTAGCAGGTCTCCCCCTCCGGATTCTGTATACGATCCCAGCAAACAGCAGTCCTACTTCAGTCAGTGCTTCACTAATTTGGGACTGCTGGGCAGAGGATCCTTCGGGGAGGTCTACAAA GTGCAAAGCAACGTGGACCGCTGCCAGTATGCAGTTAAGCGCTCCGCTCACCGCTTCAGGGGCAACAGTGACAGGAACCGTAGCGTGAGGGAAGCCAGGAACCACGAGCGCCTCTGTCCTCACCCTCACATTCTGAATTTTGTGGCAGCCTGGGAGGAGTGTGGCCGACTGTACATCCAGACGGAGCTGTGTAGCACCAGCTTGCTGCTCCACGCTGAGAATCAGCCACCTGGGCCAG ATGAGGCTTCAGCGTGGGCCTACCTGTGCGACCTCCTCTCAGCGCTGCATCACTTGCACTCTCATGGTTTTGTGCATCTGGACCTCAAGCCAGCAAACGTCCTTATTACTGACTCTGGCCGCCTCAAGCTGGCGGACTTCGGGCTGCTGTTTGAGCTCAAACAGAAGAACACAGCATCTGTAGAGGGCAAAGTAAAAGATGACGTCCAGGAGGGGGATCCCAGATACATGGCACCTGAGCTGCTCCGTGGGGAGTACGGACCTGCTGCAGACGTTTTCAG TTTGGGTGTTTCTATTCTGGAGCTTGCCTGTAACATGGAGATTCCGAATGGTGGACAGTGCTGGCAGCAGCTCAGACAAGGCTGCCTCCCCTCAGAGTTTACCAGTG TCCTGTCAACTGAGCTTCAGACGGTCCTGCGCATGATGCTGGCCCCAGAACCATCTGACAGGCCGACGGTCTCTGAGCTTCTGTCTCTCCCCTCTGTTAGGAAGCACAGGTGGAAGAGGCGCATCTATCTAATGGTGGCCGAGACCGTGCTGACACTGGTCTCCCTCTGCCAG TCGTTGTTGTGCCTCGGGTGTAGACTCGTGTCCTCCCTTCACTTGCCCTTTCTTTCCCACTGGACGAAGCCGGTGCCCTGCACTCCTCCTAAAGGAAGCTGGGACAAGGATTTAACTCTGCCTCTCAGTGCCATGCACGCTGACTCAGGGAGCCCAGAGGATGATGCAGTGTTCCTGTTGAATCCCAGAGACCCGGAGCTTTCCCCCACCTTCTCACACAG GGTCAAATCCAGACTGTCTGTGGGAAGCACATCCACTCCTCTCCCAGTTTCACCGAGACACAACCATCACAGCCCTGCCCACACACCCACTCACTCACGCCTGGGTGAGTGGTCCTCCTTAGCACACACCCCCTCCAGCATCCACTCAAATGGTTCCTGCCACACACTCACGCCCAGTGCGAGCCCCATACACGCAGAGCTTTATGTAGATTGCGAGAATGAAAATTCCACGCAGAGCCGACAGTGTTCATCCGCCAAGTCCTCGCAGCGACGCGGTCGCAGCTGGGTCCGAACGGAGGAGGCGCTACCCCGACCCAACTTTGAACCAAAGAACCTGCTCCATCTGTTTGAGGACACAACTGTAGAGGCAGAGCCATGA
- the LOC126399886 gene encoding elongin-B-like: MDVFLMIRRHKTTIFTDAKESTTVYELKRIVEGILKRPPEDQRLYKDDQLLEDSKTLGDSGFTNQTARPQAPATVGLAFRINDEMFEQLHIEAFSSPPELPDVMKPQDSGSTANEQAVQ, translated from the exons atg GACGTGTTCTTAATGATCCGGCGTCACAAGACCACAATCTTCACAGATGCCAAGGAGTCTACCACTGTGTATGAGCTGAAGCGTATTGTTGAAGGGATTCTTAAGAGACCACCCGAAGACCAGAGGCTGTACAAA GATGACCAGTTGCTAGAGGACAGCAAAACTCTTGGTGACTCTGGATTCACCAACCAGACTGCCAGACCTCAAGCCCCAGCTACAGTTGGTCTGGCCTTCCGCATAAATG ATGAGATGTTTGAACAGCTGCACATCGAGGCCTTCTCCAGCCCCCCAGAACTCCCTGATGTGATGAAGCCTCAGGACTCCGGTAGCACTGCCAACGAGCAGGCGGTGCAGTGA